The following is a genomic window from Clostridium fungisolvens.
TTTAGTAGAAAGATTGTTAGATGGTAAATCAGCAGTAAATAATAATGACAGAAGCAAGATTATCTCAGTATTTAAAGATGATTATCAAGCTATTGTTAAAATCCTAAAACCTTTAGAAAAGATCTTCAAAGTCATAATAGATGATAATGAAATTACAACCATTATAATGATTATAAAGAAAGTGTAAAAAATACAAATTTAATGCCCCCTACTCTATAAACATAGATAGGAGGCATTTTTCATTTCTTAGTTTCTATTATATTTCTTTAGAAAATAGCTTTTTTAGATGTTTATACTCAGCCTGCTGTGGATGAACTGGTTCTACAATCCCCTCTTTACTATTTAGAATCTTTTTCTGGATATCATAAAGTGTATCTGTCATTCTTCCGTAGTAAACAGCCTCACTAAACATTCTCATCAACTTGTTGTGTTTTTCTTTCTCAAAACTTTCGATATGTTGATTAAATATTACTTTTAAGCCCTCGTCCACTACTTCTGTTTCATAAGAAATAGTAATGGTGTCTAGTAATGATTTGATTTGTGACTTGTAAAACTCTCCTCTTTTATAATCTAATATGGTTATATCAATACGAGTATGGGCGTCATTATCATATTTTGAATACTTCAGTCCTTTCTTGATATCCTTTGCGCTTAGTTCCTTACTCATACATTGATTAATATTAGATAAGAGATCTTTTTCAAGAAAATCATAAAAGTCTTTTTCATTTATTTTTAATATTCTTGTTAGTTTCATGGACACATTATAGCACAGCATTTGGAAAATAAATACAGTAAAAAACGTAACATTTTTACAAAATTATAAAAATGTAAAAAACTATACTTTATAAATAATACAATTATACACTGCATAAAAAGAACATGAAAATTTAATACACTAAGGCATTAATATTAAAAAATAGCTTATTTTTATAAAAAAAAAGTGTATTTTTGAAAATATACTAAAGAACTACTGTATAAAAGCCTCTTAAATCCTAGTTGTAATCGTTTTGACAAATATTTTTTTATACACTAAAATAAAAACGGTTCAGGAAATAATTTACATATTTTCAAAAGGGGGATATCCAATGGACGAAGAAAATGATTTAGTATCAATGACAATTATTGCAAATTCAGGTGATGCACGCTCTTTTGCATTTCAAGCTTTGGAAGAAGCTAAAACTGGAAACTTTGAAAAAGCAGAAGAGCTTTTAGCAAAATCTGATGAAGCAGCCAACCTAGCTCATAAAGCACAAACAGAGTTATTATTCAAAGAAGCCAATGGTTTTAAGCAAGAGCTTAATGTGTTACTTGTTCACTCACAGGATCACTTAATGACAAGCATGCTTGCAAATGAGCTTATTAAAGAAATTGTTTTATTATACAAAAATAAATAAATCAGGGGGATCAAATATATGAAAATTTTATTGGTATGTGCAGGTGGAATGTCAACAAGTATTTTAATGAAGAAGATGGAAAGCTATTGGAAGGAAGCTGGGGAAGCACTTAATATTAAAGCAGTGGGCCTCGCTGAGTATCAAGATGTGTATCAAAATTATGATATCGTCTTAATGGGACCTCAAGTATCCTATCGCTTAAAAGAAGTAAAGGAATACACTGGACTCCCATGTGCTCCAATTCAATCCTTTGACTATGCCATTGCAAATTGTCCTAATATTATGAAGCTAGCAAAAAAGTTATATGCTGAAAAATAATGAAATAAGGAGAGGTAAAATGGAACAGTTATTTGAAAGTAAATTTATGATCAAACTTCAGGATTTTGGTCAAAAACTGGGCAGTAACAAATTCTTATCTGCGCTTCAGGCTTCTATGATGTCCTTAATGGGTATCATAATGGTTGGTGCCATATCACAAATTATTTGTTCAATAGGCAGCGAAACCATGTTAAATCTATTTTCTTCAAGGAGTAAAATTTACGCAATCATCTATTTACCTTATCAATTTACAATGAACTCTTTATC
Proteins encoded in this region:
- a CDS encoding DUF3284 domain-containing protein; amino-acid sequence: MKLTRILKINEKDFYDFLEKDLLSNINQCMSKELSAKDIKKGLKYSKYDNDAHTRIDITILDYKRGEFYKSQIKSLLDTITISYETEVVDEGLKVIFNQHIESFEKEKHNKLMRMFSEAVYYGRMTDTLYDIQKKILNSKEGIVEPVHPQQAEYKHLKKLFSKEI
- a CDS encoding PTS lactose/cellobiose transporter subunit IIA, with the translated sequence MDEENDLVSMTIIANSGDARSFAFQALEEAKTGNFEKAEELLAKSDEAANLAHKAQTELLFKEANGFKQELNVLLVHSQDHLMTSMLANELIKEIVLLYKNK
- a CDS encoding PTS sugar transporter subunit IIB, which translates into the protein MKILLVCAGGMSTSILMKKMESYWKEAGEALNIKAVGLAEYQDVYQNYDIVLMGPQVSYRLKEVKEYTGLPCAPIQSFDYAIANCPNIMKLAKKLYAEK